One window of the Trifolium pratense cultivar HEN17-A07 linkage group LG2, ARS_RC_1.1, whole genome shotgun sequence genome contains the following:
- the LOC123911092 gene encoding PLAT domain-containing protein 3-like, producing MANPTSLFALIFLLSFCFTRTVTSDEDCVYTVYVRTGSIIKGGTDSIIGLKLYDAYGYGIYITDLEAWGGLMGPGYNYYERGNLDIFSGKGPCLDGPVCAVNLTSDGSGAHHGWYCNYVEVTSTGVHIPCAQEQFTIEQWLATDTSPYELSAVRNYCSNDLGKAHHKLKIVDAVRSRPWSGPGSDYAILRSIVRV from the exons ATGGCAAACCCAACATCTCTCTTTGCTCTCATCTTTCTCCTCTCGTTTTGCTTCACCAGAACCGTTACATCT GATGAGGATTGCGTGTACACGGTGTATGTTAGAACCGGGTCGATCATAAAAGGAGGAACAGACTCAATCATCGGATTAAAGTTATATGACGCATACGGTTACGGAATATACATAACGGATCTTGAAGCATGGGGCGGGTTAATGGGTCCGGGTTATAACTACTATGAACGGGGCAACCTTGATATATTCAGTGGTAAGGGTCCTTGTTTGGATGGACCTGTTTGTGCTGTGAATTTGACTTCAGACGGGTCGGGTGCTCATCATGGATGGTATTGTAATTATGTGGAGGTTACTTCCACTGGAGTCCACATTCCTTGTGCTCAAGAACAGTTCACGATTGAACAATGGCTCGCTACCGACACCTCGCCTTATGAGCTTTCTGCTGTTAGAAACTACTGCTCAAATGATTTGGGTAAGGCCCATCATAAATTGAAGATCGTTGATGCTGTTAGATCCAGGCCTTGGTCCGGGCCTGGATCCGATTACGCTATTTTGAGGTCAATTGTTCGGGTGTAG